The genomic region ctttttagtagcttataattattattctattatcaatatataagaTGAAATGATAATTAGTTCTATCAATTTTTCagttttaaaataaataaaatgaaaaaaacaaaataaaataaaacatacacaaaaaatacaaaattgTTCTTATTAATCATTGtgtatattaaaaaagcAAAGTTGATTACTAATAAcgacaaaaaaaaaaaaaaaatatatatatatatatatatatatatatatattaatataattacatattaaaacaatacaaattaatattatctatcatttaaaaatcagatgaattatttttaatgataccacaacattttttaaacttttttttagaCCCACAAGTACATagtttattattatattttgatgatcctttaatataaaatttatttttatcaatatCATCGTatcttaaaaaattatcttcactgtcattatttttatattttgtatttctTAATTCATTTTCAATTTGATTCATCCTCAAATCTCCTATTAAATATCTTTTCCCCTTATTAAATATGGAATAGGCGCTTATAGAGCtgtcattattattttctaaatttaaaaaaatgatggCTATCAAAActattatgatatatacACTACCAAACGTgttatatagaaaataacATGAACACAACAATATGGCAGTAACGATTTTAGGGTTGAAGtatttgttaatatttttatttttactgttcttttttttcttagACATATCTacttaaataaaataaaaataataaataaaaaatatatatataaatgaaatatttatccacatttatatacgattttattaaattataaagtgatgttctttatttttctctttatattatattttttttattattttttttttttttttatttttttttataaacgTGTATGTatagtaatatttttaatgcatgaaaaaaaagcgtcattttatgtattatgcatttttttttttttttttttttttttttttttttttttttttttttttttttttttttttttatttttttattttttattttttatatttttttaattattaaaaataaaattttattttttttttttttttttttttttttttNNNNNNNNNNNNNNNNNNNNNNNNNNNNNNNNNNNNNNNNNNNNNNNNNNNNNNNNNNNNNNNNNNNNNNNNNNNNNNNNNNNNNNNNNNNNNNNNNNNNNNNNNNNNNNNNNNNNNNNNNNNNNNNNNNNNNNNNNNNNNNNNNNNNNNNNNNNNNNNNNNNNNNNNNNNNNNNNNNNNNNNNNNNNNNNNNNNNNNNNNNNNNNNNNNNNNNNNNNNNNNNNNNNNNNNNNNNNNNNNNNNNNNNNNNNNNNNNNNNNNNNNNNNNNNNNNNNNNNNNNNNNNNNNNNNNNNNNNNNNNNNNNNNNNNNNNNNNNNNNNNNNNNNNNNNNNNNNNNNNNNNNNNNNNNNNNNNNNNNNNNNNNNNNNNNNNNNNNNNNNtataaaaataaataaataaaaaaataaaaatttaaataaatttttttttttttttttttttttttttttttttttttttgttgtaaCTATATAAGATTGactttatattatactatattatatcgtttaattttttttttttttttttaatatatagcttttcttttttttcttttttaagAGAAAAATGTATTTCATTCTGTCCCCCTTTTTGTGTATATTATTCTTCATTTGATGATACatattgtaatatataagaaaaagtagaacattttttttttttttttttaaaaaatgcaaataaataaattagaaggaaaagaaaagaaagcaggtaatttatatatatatatatatatatatatatatatatatatacatatttgtgtctgtgaagaaaaataaaaagaagataattatgaatataaataaaaggaaGCTTAATAAAtgcatatattaattatttaatatttttttttttttttttttttgtatagGAATATGGAGAAGATGTTTTAGAGGGTTGTTTAAAAGTATAAAAGGACCAAGCATAACACATAGTGTTTTATTTGGAATATGCGGAGGTAGCTTTTTATtggatatattttatatatatatatatatatatatatatatatatatatatatacatattagtgtttattattttattggTTTGTAATCTCTTGTAGGTCTTGTGTATTATGgatcatattatttttaccgctttttaaaaattacatattttGACACTCAACATGTGTCCAATGAAAGCAGAAGGAGATATATGGAAAAACAaatgttattttataacGATTTTGGATATGATTTATCTATGAAATATATTGGtaaatcaaataaatataagaatgaaaaaaaacTAATATGATTACATTTAAGGATATATGAACATGCGcatgttaatatattatatgtttatatttttttttttttttttaggaaacctatgtaaatattatgacCCAGTTGCTTTGCGATTACCTTTTCAACCattgtaattatatattaaatattagaaatattatatgtatatatatatatatatatatatatatttatttatttatttatttatttattatatatacttgtcgatgtttttcttttatttacaGAGATGACAAATATAGgctttaattttaataacataatatattatgaagaattattattcttcCGTATTTTATATCAAAATTTTATACAAAACTTTGTAGATcacatattattttacatttgactgtttcattataaaaaaaaagttttatattttattttagtATTTTCTGTTTCTCGTTAacatattaattaaataattaaatataaataataaaaaatatgctctatatttttcctaatatttttatatataataataaaagaaataatgttctttttatttatttattaatttatttattaattttttttatatatttttcattttagCAACTATtacttcttttttttttttttttttttttatgtttaatgaaaataaaaataaataaataaataaataaataaataatatatattatatgcccttaaataaatactgcgcaataatatatatatatatattataatatatattatttaattttttatgttgtttttatgaatatgaAATTGGTCATCACTTATGTGAAcattgttatatatatatatatatatatatatataatataatataatataatattataattctataatatttatacatacatattaatatgtataaaataaaaatatatatatatatatatatatatttataatatatataatattatatttattttttccaaaggtttatcaaaatatttatataatatataaccaaatgaataagaaaaaagaatgaaACTATAAAttaaagtatatataatatagtattattttttgccaatattttttggaatattattatttatagattattaattttacagtatatttttttaatttttaattatataaacatatatgatatatatatatatatatatatatatatatatatatatatatataatatatttatttatatatttgtataatatctttttatttaccTATTCGTATTTAAAATGTAtcataattaaataaagaaaaaagtatatatattatatgtagGTTTATCCTATATGCATATTATAGGAAAAACTTTCGCgtaaaattttattttattttattttattttatttattttttattttttatttttttgtataaaatataatggggaaaaataaaaaaagaaaaaattcaacagatataaatttatgtgataataatattggagttaataaggaaaaagataacgttattaattataatgatattgatgaaaatttacaaaaaggtgatatggaaaatatgaattcttttgatgataataaagaggaaatagaaaaaaataataatgaccAAGAGAAAGGTCTCATAAATggtttaaaaaataataaaatgaatgataaaataatagaagaagaagaagatgaAATATTTGTAAGTGATGACAATAGTTCAAGTAGTGATGAAGATCATGAGGGCTTATTACTAACATCcaaatttaaaaaaaagtttagtaatttattattaaaattaaaaagtaaGGATTCAAATTTattagataaaaataatgataatttttttcatgaTAGTGATTTTGAAACGGAATTATCAAGTGATGAGGAATCTAAAgaagatgaaaataatgatgaaaggaaaaaaaaaagaatgaaaTTACATCATAATGTTGAGgataataatcataatgatgataatcataataaagATGACAATAAGAAAGAACGTGATATGTTGAATTATTCAGAATATTACaaagatattttattaaaagaagGGTCTCAAGCTTttgaaaaagaagaagaagaattATTGAATAAGGAAAAGGAATTAagttcaaaaaaaaataaaaagacATATTTGGATGAACaagaagaattaaaaaaacaaatacaAGAAGCATGCAAAATTGCAGatgaacaaaatgataACATATTTGATGATAACTTCTTTACTATAAAAGAGAAAAGTGAACAGGAATTATTagaagaaaagaaatattatgaaaCCTTTTTGAAGACTTCTAATATGAtgaaagaagaaaataatttattaaaagaatattgGAAAGATAATTTAAGTAAGGATGAAGAATTTTTAAGggattatattttaaaagaaatgtGGAGAGAAGATAAGGTTCAAAACATTTATGAAGAAATAGATGAAATTGATGATGAAGAATTAGAAAAAGCAGAAAATTTTGAAAGGACATATAATTTTAGATATGAAGAACAAAATGGAAATATGATTAATTCTATACCCCGTAAAATAGAAAGTAGCGTAAGACaagatattaaaaaaaaaaagaaaaaagaaaaaagaagagaaaaaaagaaaaaattgaaggagaagaaaaagaaattacTTTTAGATAATTTGAAAAACGATGAAAAAGatgtagaaaaaaataaaaaatcaaataagataaataataataatgtatataatactagtggtataaaaaataatgatcaAAATATCgataatataaatcaaaaagggaaaaggaacaaaaattcaaataaatataattttgatgAAGAGGATTTATGGTTTTTATGTGATTTATGTAATAATCCTATAAGTCCGTTATGTTACGTGTATGAATGTAACATATGTGATAATTTTGCTTTGTGTAAGAAATgctataaaaaaaataagcATGAACacaatttaaaaaaaatattagtACCCAGGCATTGTATACCGCCACAggattatataaatgaacaaTTGATAGTAAAAGATGGacaaattaataataataataataatgataataatagtatatat from Plasmodium reichenowi strain SY57 chromosome 8, whole genome shotgun sequence harbors:
- a CDS encoding protein KRI1, putative translates to MGKNKKRKNSTDINLCDNNIGVNKEKDNVINYNDIDENLQKGDMENMNSFDDNKEEIEKNNNDQEKGLINGLKNNKMNDKIIEEEEDEIFVSDDNSSSSDEDHEGLLLTSKFKKKFSNLLLKLKSKDSNLLDKNNDNFFHDSDFETELSSDEESKEDENNDERKKKRMKLHHNVEDNNHNDDNHNKDDNKKERDMLNYSEYYKDILLKEGSQAFEKEEEELLNKEKELSSKKNKKTYLDEQEELKKQIQEACKIADEQNDNIFDDNFFTIKEKSEQELLEEKKYYETFLKTSNMMKEENNLLKEYWKDNLSKDEEFLRDYILKEMWREDKVQNIYEEIDEIDDEELEKAENFERTYNFRYEEQNGNMINSIPRKIESSVRQDIKKKKKKEKRREKKKKLKEKKKKLLLDNLKNDEKDVEKNKKSNKINNNNVYNTSGIKNNDQNIDNINQKGKRNKNSNKYNFDEEDLWFLCDLCNNPISPLCYVYECNICDNFALCKKCYKKNKHEHNLKKILVPRHCIPPQDYINEQLIVKDGQINNNNNNDNNSIYDNNLMEYLENDSSAYEDLIDDMPIRFKYIKVKPRSFKLSTDYILNTDDSTLNKVVPLKKVLPYYENKKKLVDTSKV
- a CDS encoding hypothetical protein (conserved Plasmodium protein, unknown function) translates to MQINKLEGKEKKAGIWRRCFRGLFKSIKGPSITHSVLFGICGGLVYYGSYYFYRFLKITYFDTQHVSNESRRRYMEKQMLFYNDFGYDLSMKYIGNLCKYYDPVALRLPFQPLDDKYRL